The segment CATGACTTACAGACATTCATGCTGAATTTTAAATATGTGGCGAGATAAAAAATCATCAGATTGTTTTTTGACCACATTGCACCCTATTGGCGCAAGCGCTATGGTTGCCGCTAACCTGTGTACGATCACTGATAAATAAACTATGAACTTTTCTCTTTTCGGCAAGAAATTCACGCGCCACGCTGGCATCACCCAATTAATGGACGACCTGAACGAAGGGCTGCGTACGCCAGGCGCAATCATGCTGGGGGGCGGCAATCCGGCACACATTCCAGAGATGGACCGCTACTTCCAGCAACTGTGTCAGGAGATGCTGGAGCAAGGGAAATTAACGGAAGCGCTATGCAACTACGACGGTCCGCAAGGTAAGGATACGCTGCTTAAAGCGTTGGCCGAACTCCTGAGTAACGAATTAGGCTGGCAGATTGGACCACAGAATATTGCGCTGACAAATGGCAGCCAAAGTGCGTTTTTCTACTTATTTAACCTGTTTGCAGGTCGCCACAGCGATGGCAGCCTGAAAAAGGTGCTGTTCCCGCTGGCGCCAGAATATATCGGCTATTCGGATTCCGGGCTGGACGAGAACATGTTCGTCTCCGTTCGTCCACAGATCGAGCTGTTGCCTGAAGGGCAATTCAAATATCACGTTGATTTCGATCACCTATCGATTACCGATGATATCGGGCTGGTTTGCGTCTCCCGCCCAACCAATCCGACCGGTAACGTACTAACCGACGACGAGCTGATGCGTCTGGATATTCTGGCGCAGCAGCACAAGGTTCCCTTGCTGATTGATAACGCCTATGGCGTACCGTTCCCCGGCATCATCTTCAGCGATGCGACGCCGCTGTGGAACCCGAATATCATCCTATGCATGAGCCTGTCCAAACTGGGCCTGCCCGGTTCACGCTGCGGTATCGTGATTGCGGATGAAAAGATCATTTCCGCGATCGGCAACATGAACGGTATCATTAGCCTGTCTCCGGGTGCGGTCGGACCGGCGCTGGCACACGAGATGATTCAGCGTGGCGATCTGCTGCGCTTATCTAACGACGTCGTGCGCCCGTTCTACCAACAGCGCGTGACGGAAACTATCGCGATTATTCGTCGTTACCTGTCGCCTGAGCAGTGCCTGATTCATAAACCGGAAGGCGCAATCTTCCTGTGGCTGTGGTTTAAGGATCTGCCTATCACGACGGAAATCCTGTACCAGCGCCTGAAAAAACGCGGTGTCCTCATGGTGCCGGGACACTATTTCTTCCCCGGTCTGGATCAGGACTGGCAGCACGCTCATCAATGTATGCGCATGAACTATGTGCCGGAGCCGGAGAAAATCGAACAGGGTATTGCGATTCTGGCGGAAGAAGTTGAAAAGGCGATGCAGGAAGGCTAATTCACCGCCAAAGTAGACACGTCGTGAAACGAAATACGGTGGGATGCAGGTACACCTGCCCCACCGTTGTTATTTTGCCGTCCGCTTCCTTTATCTTTATTCACCTGCTTTTTGCCCCCCTTCATCCCCCACAACACCAGTCGGCTAACGATTAATCATTGGGATTATTTTTCCCTTTTAATCGGTAATAACTTTTGTTTATACCAAAATTAATCGCTGATTCATTCCAAAAAGACGGCAATCTCTCAACCCTAACCAAAACTTTCAGAAGAAATGCGCATTCTGCGCAACTTATTGCTCACTTTCTGGTGGAAATCACTTTTTGCGCAATGTCTGCAAACGATTCGCGAAGTCTGCGCAACTTTTTGCTCAAATTTCGCTTAGGTAAAATTTGAATTAAGTAATTCTCATTATAAAACAATCACATAAAATTTGGCACATGGATTGCTATGTGAACGGTGAAGTTACTCATTCCGTTCAATAACAAGGAGCAAGACTATGCCAACTCCATGCTATATCAGCATCGAAGGTAAAACTCAGGGCAACATCACCGCAGGTGCTTTCACTTCTGATTCTGTCGGCAACATCTATGTGGAAGGCCACGAAGACGAAATGCTGGTTCAGGAATTCAAACACATCGTCACCGTACCAACCGACCCGCAGTCTGGTCAGCCATCCGGCCAGCGCGTACACAAGCCGTTCAAGTTTACCGTCGCGCTGAACAAAGCGGTTCCGCTGATGTACAACGCCCTGGCGTCCGGCGAAATGCTGCCAACCGTGACCCTGAAGTGGTACCGCACCTCAGTTGAAGGTAAGCAAGAGCATTTCTTCTCTACCGTGCTAACCGATGCCACCATCGTTGACGTTAACTGCCAGATGCCACACTGCCAGGATCCGGCGAAGCTGGACTACACCCAGCTGATCGAAGTGTCTCTGGCCTATCGCAAAATCGATTGGGAACACACCGTTGCCGGTACTTCCGGTTCCGATGACTGGCGTGCACCGGTCGAAGCGTAATTCCTATTTAACCCGGGCTTGCCCGGGTTTTCTGCATTGAGCCATGGCCCACGCCATGCCTGAGTGTGGATGGCCGCATCAGGAGGACAGATGGCAAACAGTACAGGATTACAGTTCACCGTTAAGGTTGGCGCATTGCCCGCATCGACCTTTTCCGTGGTGGATTTTCAGCTCAGCGAGGCGCTCAACCAGCCGTTTGCCCTGTCGCTGAATCTGGCCAGCCCCTTACCGGGTATCGATTTTGGAGGGGTTCTCGATCAGCCTTGCGAGCTTCTGGTGTGGTACGAAGGCGAACTTCAAAGACGCGTCAGCGGCATTGTCAGCGCGTTCGCGCAGGGCGACACTGGCTTTCGCCGCACACGCTATCAGGCAGAAGTCCGTCCGGCTCTGTGGCGTTTGGGGCTACGCACCAATGCCCGCATCTTTCAGGCGCAGAAACCAGAAGCGATTATCGGCGCGCTGCTGGAAGAAGCAGGCATCACCGACTACGCCTTTGCGCTGCGCAACGAGCACGCAGTGCGGGAATACTGCGTGCAATATCGGGAGAGCGATTTAGCCTTTATCACCCGACTGGCTGCAGAAGAAGGCATGTATTTCTTCCATGAGTTTGAGGAAGGCAAACACCGCGTTGTCTTTGCCGACGATGCAGGTGCATTGGCAAAAGGCCCTGAGCTGTTTTTCAACCTTGCCACACAGGGGCTGAGCGAAGGGGCGTACGTGCGCCGTTTCCGCTATGCCGAGTCGGTGAGTACCGCCGAGGTAGCGCTGAAGGATTACAGCTTCAAAACCCCAGCCTATAGCCTGCTGCACCAGAAGATAAGCGGTGAACTGGAACACCAGCGCGAAACCTACCAACACTTCGATTATCCCGGTCGTTTTAAGCAAGACCCGAGCGGCAAGGCCTTTACCGGCTATCGGCTGGACGCACTACGAGCGGGTGCGATGACTGGCTCGGGCGAATCCAATGCTGCTGAACTGATGCCGGGCAGCAGTTTTACCTTAACCGAGCACCCTAATCTGGCGCTCAATATCGGCTGGCAACTGGTCGCCATCACCCACAGTGGGCAGCAGCCGCAGGCGCTGGAAGAGGAAAGCGGCGGCGAACCGACCACCTACAGCAACAGCTTTGAAGTGGTGAAAGCCAGCACGACCTGGCGCGCCGACCTGCCATACAAACCCATGGTAGACGGCCCGCAGATCGCCACCGTTGTCGGCCCGGCAGGCGAAGAGATTTACTGCGACCAGTACGGCCGGGTGAAACTGCAATTTCCGTGGGACCGCTACGGCGCGAGCGATGACCAGAGCTCCTGCTGGGTACGCGTCAGTCAGGGCTGGGCGGGCGGTCAATACGGCCTGATCGCCATCCCGCGCATCGGCCATGAAGTTATTGTGAGTTTCCTCGAAGGCGACCCGGACCAGCCCATCGTGACGGGCAGAACCTTCCATGCCACTAATCCCTCGCCCTACCCGTTACCAGCCAACAAGACGCGCACGACGCTGCGCACCACGACCCACAAAGGTGCCGGGTTCAACGAACTGCGCTTTGAGGATCAGGCCGGTCAGGAAGAAGTGTTTATCCATGCTCAGAAAGACATGAACACCGTGGTGCTGAATAACCGCAGTACGGGTGTAGGCGTCGACCATGCAGAGAACGTCGGACGGGATCAGATCAGTGTCATAGGCCGCCATCAAATTCTTAACGTCGTCGAGAATCAGGGAACGGAGATTCAGGGTGCCCAGAAAGTCATCATCGGGGCAGGCCGAGAAACCGAGGTCACGATGAACGAGAAGCTAACGGTAACGGGAAATATCACCATCACCTCGACCGGCGGCAATATCGAACTGACGACGGGAGCAGGTTCGCTGACCATTTATCAGAATGGCAATATCGACATCAAGGGCGTGAAGGTCAACGTGGTTGGCAGTGAACGTATTGATTTAAATAAATAATCAGAGAATGAGTCACCACGCTACAGGTGTGGTGGCTTAGGGCTTACAACCACACCATTACTCGAGACATTTTATCGTGACGACGACATCTTCTTCCCACTGCATCTTCACCGAAGGCCGCATCACGTTGCCCGACGGCTACCGCGATCGCACTGTGAATGCATTTACGCCCGGTCAGGAAGGCGAACCTGCTTTTACGGTTTCACGCGATGTACTGAACGACGGAGAAGTATTGAGCGGCTACATCGATAGACAGTTGGATCTGATGACTCAGCATTTTAAAGGCTGGAAAACACAGGCCCGTGAAACAATTTGGTTAGGCAATAACATCCTGGAAGGTGAAAGCCTCCAGGCGAGTTATATGCGTGATGGTCAACGTATTTGGCAGCAGCAGGCGGTATTCGCATTAGATAGCGTACAGATTCTGGTTTTCACCTTATCGAAAACCGCCGCACCTTCTGCTGCTGATGAGTCTCGGTTCAACGCCCTGCTCGGGAGCTTTACGTTTAACCAATAACGATAAGGAATATTGTTATGTTTGAAGCCGCGCGCGTTGGTGATGGGATCGGGCATTCGGGTGCGTTAGCAGGCATGATTGCGGGCACCATCGTCGGTGGGCTGATTGCCGCAGTCGGTGGCATTGCTGCCGGTGCCTTATTTGTTGCGGGTCTCGCCTCCTCTTGCCTGGGCGTTGGCGTATTATTGATTGGCCTCAGTTTTGCTGTGGGTTGGGCAACCGGCGTACTGGCAGAAAAAGCCCGTGATAGCATTGCCGAGGCAGGTGCCAGCAGCATGTCGAAAGCCGGAACCGTTGATACGGGTTCACGCAATGTGTTCATCAACGGTATGAAGGCCGCCCTTGCCACCCTGAGTGTGGCCAGCTGTAGCAAAGATGGACCGTCCATGCAGGTGGCGCAGGGCTCGGAAACGGTATACATCAACAGCCAGCCAGCATCCCGCCTTGGCGATAAAGTGAACTGCGGCGCCACTATCACGGAGGGTTCTTCCAATGTTTTCATCGGTGGTAAAGCCAAATCCACATTACCTATCAAACCGGAAGTTCCCGAGTGGCTCTATAAAGTCTCTGATCTAACGCTGCTTTTCGCTGGACTGATTGGTGGCGTCGGCGGCGCAGCGAGCAAGCTCGGAAAACTGGGCCAACTTTTACAAAAAATCCCCGGTATCAATAAGATCCAACGCATTGCCTGCCGCTTTGGCGTGCTCATGACCAGCGTAGCGGCTGGGGGCATTATCGCCCGCCCGATAGACATCGTAAGTGGTCAAAAATTTCTGTCAGATGAAGATGAACTGGATTTTGTCCTCCCCTCTCGCTTATCCGTGTATTGGCAACGTTACTGGCGTAGCGGTAACCCCGGCGATAGTGTATTGGGAAAAGGATGGAGCCTGTTCTGGGAAACGACGCTAACGCGCTATCAGGACGGTCTGGTCTGGCGTGCGCCGTCAGGCGATCTGATTTCCTTCCCTTTCGTTCCCATCGGCCAGCGAACCTACTGTCCGCCAGAAAAACGCTGGCTGGAGCACCATCAGGATGAGAGCTGGTCGGTTTATGGGCCAGACGGTGAAGTATGGTATTACACGGCGTTGTCTCCGCAGGGAAAAGCGGTGCTGACACGCATTGCCGAGCCATGTGGCAATGACATGCTCCTTTTCTGGAACGACGACGACACGCTTAGCGCACTCACGGACAGCGCCGGGCGGCACATCACATGTCGATATCTTGATGGGCGGCTGGAAAGCGTCTGGCTGGATGAATCGACCTGTCTCGTGCACTATACCTACAATACGCACAGGCAGCTTGTCACCGTCACCGGGCGGGGCGGTAGCGTGCGCCGTCGTTTTACCTGGCAGGATGACGGGCTGATGGCCAGCCATGAAGATGCCAGCGGCCTGCTCAGCGAATATCAGTGGCAGGAGATTGCCGATTTACCTCGCGTGGTGGCATACCGGAATAGCGCGGGTGAACAACTCACGCTGGAGTACGACTTTGCTGGCCAGCGGAGAACCGCCCGCCGGGAGGATGGCCTCGTTGCACAGTGGGAGCTTGACGGTGATGACCACGTCATTCGCTTTATCGATTACGACGGTCGCGAAACCAACCTGAATTATACCGACGGCGAGCTGTGTGAAGTCATCCTTCCCGGCGGGGCAAGTCGCAAAACCATATGGGACAGCTATGGTCGTTTACTCAGTGAAATTGACCCGTTAGGTCGGGAAACACACTACCAGTGGTATCGGCTGACGGATAACATTGCGCTGGTGACGTATGCCGACGGCAGCCAGGAGCAAATGCAGTATGACGACCTTAACCGACTGGTTGAGGAGGTCGATGCACTGGGTAACCC is part of the Pectobacterium carotovorum genome and harbors:
- a CDS encoding valine--pyruvate transaminase, whose product is MNFSLFGKKFTRHAGITQLMDDLNEGLRTPGAIMLGGGNPAHIPEMDRYFQQLCQEMLEQGKLTEALCNYDGPQGKDTLLKALAELLSNELGWQIGPQNIALTNGSQSAFFYLFNLFAGRHSDGSLKKVLFPLAPEYIGYSDSGLDENMFVSVRPQIELLPEGQFKYHVDFDHLSITDDIGLVCVSRPTNPTGNVLTDDELMRLDILAQQHKVPLLIDNAYGVPFPGIIFSDATPLWNPNIILCMSLSKLGLPGSRCGIVIADEKIISAIGNMNGIISLSPGAVGPALAHEMIQRGDLLRLSNDVVRPFYQQRVTETIAIIRRYLSPEQCLIHKPEGAIFLWLWFKDLPITTEILYQRLKKRGVLMVPGHYFFPGLDQDWQHAHQCMRMNYVPEPEKIEQGIAILAEEVEKAMQEG
- a CDS encoding Hcp family type VI secretion system effector, with amino-acid sequence MPTPCYISIEGKTQGNITAGAFTSDSVGNIYVEGHEDEMLVQEFKHIVTVPTDPQSGQPSGQRVHKPFKFTVALNKAVPLMYNALASGEMLPTVTLKWYRTSVEGKQEHFFSTVLTDATIVDVNCQMPHCQDPAKLDYTQLIEVSLAYRKIDWEHTVAGTSGSDDWRAPVEA
- a CDS encoding type VI secretion system tip protein VgrG, giving the protein MANSTGLQFTVKVGALPASTFSVVDFQLSEALNQPFALSLNLASPLPGIDFGGVLDQPCELLVWYEGELQRRVSGIVSAFAQGDTGFRRTRYQAEVRPALWRLGLRTNARIFQAQKPEAIIGALLEEAGITDYAFALRNEHAVREYCVQYRESDLAFITRLAAEEGMYFFHEFEEGKHRVVFADDAGALAKGPELFFNLATQGLSEGAYVRRFRYAESVSTAEVALKDYSFKTPAYSLLHQKISGELEHQRETYQHFDYPGRFKQDPSGKAFTGYRLDALRAGAMTGSGESNAAELMPGSSFTLTEHPNLALNIGWQLVAITHSGQQPQALEEESGGEPTTYSNSFEVVKASTTWRADLPYKPMVDGPQIATVVGPAGEEIYCDQYGRVKLQFPWDRYGASDDQSSCWVRVSQGWAGGQYGLIAIPRIGHEVIVSFLEGDPDQPIVTGRTFHATNPSPYPLPANKTRTTLRTTTHKGAGFNELRFEDQAGQEEVFIHAQKDMNTVVLNNRSTGVGVDHAENVGRDQISVIGRHQILNVVENQGTEIQGAQKVIIGAGRETEVTMNEKLTVTGNITITSTGGNIELTTGAGSLTIYQNGNIDIKGVKVNVVGSERIDLNK
- a CDS encoding DUF1795 domain-containing protein; translation: MTTTSSSHCIFTEGRITLPDGYRDRTVNAFTPGQEGEPAFTVSRDVLNDGEVLSGYIDRQLDLMTQHFKGWKTQARETIWLGNNILEGESLQASYMRDGQRIWQQQAVFALDSVQILVFTLSKTAAPSAADESRFNALLGSFTFNQ